The following are from one region of the Stanieria cyanosphaera PCC 7437 genome:
- a CDS encoding helix-turn-helix domain-containing protein, with protein MKFAPLIEKIATASNEAQVRSCFMEYAGGLIEATAWGFDLLDNHFQVIESDLWGLPETFCDRYQAVGRSVDLLSQKMIEQQIPIHNLSVQSLKDWHNSKLYQEVFRIFEIEHGMVAPLIGVGRLIGGIYFMRGKNLPAFNDYDLIRLSSLCQHLSVRLATFRLVIAPSLINCLTLRELDVAELVAQGCSNREIALKLNISRDAVKQILKRMFQKLNVSARAEMIAKLKI; from the coding sequence ATGAAATTTGCTCCTCTAATTGAAAAAATTGCAACAGCATCCAATGAAGCACAGGTACGTTCTTGCTTTATGGAGTATGCAGGTGGGTTAATAGAAGCAACCGCTTGGGGATTTGATTTGCTAGATAATCATTTTCAAGTAATTGAGTCAGACTTATGGGGATTGCCAGAGACGTTTTGCGATCGCTATCAAGCAGTTGGGCGAAGTGTAGATTTACTAAGCCAAAAGATGATCGAGCAACAAATTCCGATACATAATTTATCAGTACAGTCATTGAAAGATTGGCACAACAGCAAGCTCTATCAGGAGGTGTTTCGCATTTTTGAGATTGAACATGGTATGGTTGCACCTCTAATCGGGGTCGGTCGGTTAATAGGTGGAATTTATTTTATGCGGGGAAAAAATCTTCCTGCTTTTAACGACTACGATCTAATTCGATTGAGTTCTCTATGTCAGCATTTATCTGTTCGTCTAGCAACTTTTCGTCTTGTCATCGCTCCATCTTTAATCAATTGTCTGACATTACGAGAATTAGACGTTGCTGAATTAGTTGCTCAAGGTTGCAGCAATCGAGAAATTGCTTTGAAGTTGAATATCAGTCGTGATGCCGTGAAACAAATACTAAAGCGAATGTTTCAGAAGCTCAATGTTTCTGCTCGTGCTGAAATGATTGCAAAGTTGAAAATTTGA
- a CDS encoding glycine zipper family protein — protein MMNKETRTTMGNSNVYQRAVGVFTRREDVENALRTLKESGFNMDDVSLLARNLEGIEGADEVSEGNEAAEGAGIGATTGTVLGGIGGFLVGAGVLAIPGVGPVLAAGVGISEIAATLAGAGIGAATGGIIGALVGLGIPEDRARVYQDRIKAGDYLLMVTGTEDQVRRAASILRDRHIQEFDIYDAPDLYKSRNQNVSPTSSGTMVSGEEFIGESRQPVSRQNLTNKQVVAEPNQAVSRQNITKKPVVTEPSQSVSRRDATETIDINNDGEAEVIIVDKVDK, from the coding sequence ATGATGAATAAAGAAACAAGAACAACAATGGGAAATTCTAATGTTTATCAGCGAGCCGTTGGTGTTTTTACTAGAAGAGAAGATGTCGAAAACGCCTTACGCACTCTAAAAGAAAGCGGATTTAATATGGATGATGTCTCGCTGCTAGCACGAAATCTGGAAGGGATTGAAGGAGCAGACGAAGTTAGTGAAGGCAATGAAGCTGCTGAAGGTGCAGGTATTGGTGCAACTACGGGGACTGTTTTAGGTGGTATTGGTGGATTCTTAGTCGGAGCAGGGGTTTTAGCTATTCCTGGTGTTGGTCCAGTCCTTGCTGCTGGAGTAGGAATTTCAGAAATTGCAGCTACCTTAGCTGGTGCAGGTATTGGCGCAGCAACTGGTGGTATTATTGGTGCTTTAGTGGGATTAGGTATTCCTGAAGATAGAGCTAGAGTATATCAAGACCGAATTAAAGCTGGTGACTATTTACTCATGGTGACTGGTACTGAAGATCAAGTCAGAAGAGCAGCTTCGATTTTGCGCGATCGCCATATTCAGGAGTTTGATATTTATGATGCTCCCGATTTGTACAAATCAAGAAACCAAAATGTTTCGCCTACTTCTAGTGGAACAATGGTAAGTGGAGAAGAATTTATTGGTGAATCTCGTCAGCCAGTATCGAGACAAAATTTGACTAACAAACAAGTCGTTGCTGAACCTAATCAAGCAGTATCAAGACAAAATATAACTAAAAAACCAGTTGTAACCGAACCGAGTCAATCAGTATCGAGAAGGGATGCAACTGAAACCATAGATATCAATAATGATGGCGAAGCAGAAGTTATTATTGTGGATAAAGTCGATAAATAA
- a CDS encoding DMT family transporter translates to MNLLTDFPGEIAALTAACLWAVASVVYGLVGQKIPPLLLNFIKGIIAIAFILITLVWQTEAIPNFPVFPTTLLLVSGLIGIGLGDTAYFAAINHLGARRTLLLETLAPPMSAGFALIFIGEQLNTIAWCGIFLTLLGVAWVISERNPVANNSHNLKIGIIWGLLAALAQAIGAVLSRFALIDSNISPLWSTLLRLVAGTVIVSLLLLFTAVNQIKSVIKQRVSAAMPFRSFFSTKTFASLVGTIILASFASTYLGIWLQQISLKFTSTGIAQTLLSTSPLFILPIALALGEKVSLRAILGVLVAVAGIGLLFIN, encoded by the coding sequence GTGAACCTGTTAACTGATTTTCCAGGAGAGATAGCTGCGCTGACGGCTGCTTGTTTATGGGCAGTTGCTTCTGTAGTTTATGGTTTAGTCGGACAAAAAATTCCTCCTCTACTACTAAATTTTATCAAAGGCATAATCGCGATCGCATTTATTTTAATTACTTTAGTTTGGCAAACAGAAGCAATTCCAAATTTTCCCGTTTTTCCTACCACTCTTCTGTTGGTTAGTGGCTTAATTGGTATTGGATTGGGAGATACAGCCTATTTTGCAGCAATTAATCATTTAGGCGCAAGACGCACCCTTTTATTAGAAACTTTAGCACCGCCAATGTCGGCAGGGTTTGCTTTAATATTTATTGGCGAACAACTAAATACGATTGCGTGGTGTGGTATTTTTCTTACCTTACTCGGTGTTGCTTGGGTAATTAGTGAAAGAAATCCTGTTGCCAATAACTCACACAATTTAAAAATAGGCATTATTTGGGGTTTACTAGCTGCTCTTGCTCAAGCAATTGGGGCTGTATTATCGCGTTTTGCTTTAATAGATTCTAATATTAGTCCTCTTTGGAGTACTTTACTGAGATTAGTAGCAGGTACTGTTATTGTATCTTTGTTACTTCTATTTACTGCTGTTAATCAAATCAAATCAGTCATTAAACAAAGAGTGTCTGCTGCTATGCCTTTTCGTTCTTTCTTTTCAACTAAAACCTTTGCCTCTTTAGTCGGTACAATTATTTTGGCTTCCTTTGCCAGTACTTATTTAGGTATTTGGTTACAACAAATCTCACTCAAATTTACTTCAACAGGAATCGCTCAAACCCTTCTATCCACCAGTCCACTATTTATTTTACCAATAGCTCTTGCACTAGGAGAAAAAGTCAGTCTCAGGGCAATTTTAGGAGTTTTAGTTGCGGTGGCAGGTATTGGATTATTATTTATTAATTAA
- the hpsU gene encoding hormogonium polysaccharide biosynthesis acetyltransferase HpsU has product MAVIPDYEVQPLVDLRKYDQSKFERGRPGWYIMFWWFVQAVVFPLSPHNFNGLRCWLLRLFGAKIGQGVLIRPTARFTYPWKVAIADNSWIGDDVVFYSIDQIQIGSHCVISQKSYLCTGSHNIQDRAFGLITAPIIIENGVWIATDCFVGCGVTIGANTVVGARSSVFRDLPAQQVAWGSPCRPHYQREITK; this is encoded by the coding sequence ATGGCAGTAATTCCTGATTATGAAGTTCAACCTTTAGTTGACTTAAGAAAATATGACCAATCTAAGTTTGAACGTGGACGACCAGGATGGTATATTATGTTCTGGTGGTTTGTGCAAGCAGTGGTTTTTCCCTTAAGTCCTCACAATTTTAATGGCTTACGCTGCTGGTTATTGCGTTTATTTGGTGCAAAAATTGGACAAGGAGTATTAATTCGTCCTACTGCTCGTTTTACTTATCCTTGGAAAGTTGCGATCGCAGATAACTCTTGGATTGGAGATGATGTAGTTTTTTATAGCATTGATCAAATTCAAATTGGTTCTCATTGTGTGATTTCCCAAAAATCCTATCTTTGTACTGGTAGTCACAATATTCAAGACCGAGCTTTTGGTTTAATTACTGCACCAATTATCATTGAAAATGGAGTGTGGATTGCTACTGATTGTTTTGTTGGTTGTGGAGTAACCATTGGAGCTAATACGGTAGTGGGAGCAAGAAGCAGTGTGTTTCGAGATTTGCCTGCTCAACAAGTAGCTTGGGGTTCTCCTTGTCGTCCTCATTATCAGAGGGAAATTACTAAATAA
- a CDS encoding MAPEG family protein, translating to MFIPISTLFIGLNGFIALILSFIVVVERARTRIWHGESKAEVVNQPNYLENPNQWAVFVESYTQKFLLTKTADDGILQRKIRAYGNFTEYVPLGLLFVLTLELMHSSPYLLWLIGSALTIGRVAHAWGLIATYGPSPRRAIGFCLTSFVYAVGAVACVYYGITKLL from the coding sequence ATGTTTATCCCCATTTCAACACTTTTCATCGGACTCAATGGTTTCATTGCCCTTATCCTTTCTTTCATTGTTGTCGTGGAGCGCGCTAGAACTCGCATTTGGCATGGAGAGAGTAAAGCAGAAGTCGTAAATCAGCCAAATTACCTTGAAAATCCCAATCAATGGGCAGTTTTTGTCGAAAGCTATACTCAAAAATTTTTGCTCACTAAAACTGCTGATGATGGTATTCTTCAGCGTAAAATACGTGCCTATGGAAATTTCACAGAATACGTACCGTTAGGACTGCTGTTTGTTCTCACTTTAGAATTGATGCATTCTTCGCCTTATCTGCTTTGGTTGATTGGAAGCGCGCTAACTATAGGAAGAGTTGCCCATGCGTGGGGCTTGATTGCAACTTATGGTCCTTCTCCTCGCCGTGCCATCGGATTTTGTCTAACTTCGTTTGTTTATGCTGTCGGTGCTGTTGCTTGTGTTTACTATGGAATTACTAAACTTTTGTAG
- a CDS encoding alpha-amylase family glycosyl hydrolase, whose product MTSSIEFKLFAPYNQKTSLCGSFGNWEEIPMTKTEDGYFRTTIELEDGIYQYKFRLQSKSWFLEPNQWVDISDPYATEIDDNTQNAVIRIKEGKRIVDSYIWQDHDQPLPNNDELIIYELFVSGFSGGEEEGKKRGNFEDVIEKLDYLCELGINAIELLPVQEYPGDDNWGYTPRYFLAIESSYGKSEDLKRLIDECHCRGIRVMMDSILNHCDADCPLTQIDYDYWFHHSARDPDNSWGPEFNYEHYDENLNVKPAWQFSGDAVHFWVEEYRIDGIRYDAARQIANYDFMSWIAQQARKAASMKPFFNIAEHIPETPDLVGFDKPMDSCWHESFYQQVLKHICGDHFDLDALKEVLDCRRQGYLDGSNVINYLTNHDRKYPMADLGDRGIFEAEAFKRAKLGAVLLMTAVGIPMIWMGSEFGEFQTQQQVKIDWTLLANELNHNLFDYYKGLIALRKSNPALRTSNIDFFWEDPETKVLAYNRWNDQGSRVVVVANFSDNFLKDYSVPSFPTTGTWHEWTTNYDLEADQTGLKLNLGGYEAQVFVK is encoded by the coding sequence ATGACTAGCTCAATTGAATTTAAATTATTTGCTCCCTATAACCAAAAAACAAGCCTCTGCGGTAGTTTTGGCAACTGGGAAGAAATACCCATGACAAAAACAGAAGATGGTTATTTTCGGACTACGATTGAGTTAGAAGATGGAATTTATCAATATAAATTTCGCTTGCAGTCAAAATCCTGGTTTTTAGAACCAAATCAATGGGTAGATATTAGCGACCCTTACGCTACAGAAATTGATGATAATACCCAAAATGCAGTAATCCGCATCAAAGAAGGCAAACGAATTGTTGATAGTTATATTTGGCAAGATCATGACCAACCTTTACCCAATAATGACGAATTAATTATTTACGAATTATTCGTGTCTGGTTTTTCTGGAGGAGAAGAAGAAGGCAAAAAACGAGGTAATTTTGAAGATGTGATTGAAAAGTTAGATTACCTTTGTGAACTTGGTATCAATGCTATTGAATTACTTCCTGTTCAAGAATATCCGGGAGACGATAATTGGGGTTATACACCCCGTTATTTTTTGGCAATTGAGTCTAGTTATGGAAAGAGTGAAGATTTAAAGCGTCTAATAGATGAATGTCATTGCAGAGGTATTCGAGTGATGATGGACAGCATCTTAAATCATTGTGATGCAGACTGTCCTCTAACTCAAATAGACTATGACTACTGGTTTCATCATTCAGCGCGGGATCCTGATAATAGTTGGGGTCCAGAATTTAATTACGAACACTATGACGAAAATTTGAATGTTAAACCCGCCTGGCAATTTAGTGGTGATGCCGTGCATTTTTGGGTTGAAGAATATCGCATTGATGGAATTCGTTACGATGCAGCTAGACAAATTGCTAACTATGACTTTATGAGTTGGATTGCCCAACAGGCAAGGAAAGCTGCTTCCATGAAGCCATTTTTTAACATTGCCGAACATATTCCAGAAACTCCCGATTTAGTTGGTTTTGATAAACCAATGGATAGTTGCTGGCATGAAAGTTTTTATCAACAAGTTTTAAAACATATTTGTGGTGATCATTTTGATCTTGATGCGTTAAAAGAGGTTTTAGATTGTCGCAGACAAGGTTATCTTGATGGAAGTAATGTCATTAATTATTTAACTAATCACGACCGCAAGTATCCGATGGCAGATTTAGGCGATCGCGGAATTTTTGAAGCAGAAGCATTTAAACGCGCTAAACTTGGAGCAGTTCTCCTCATGACTGCGGTAGGAATACCGATGATTTGGATGGGTAGTGAATTTGGCGAATTTCAAACTCAACAACAAGTCAAAATCGATTGGACGCTACTCGCCAACGAACTTAACCACAATTTATTTGACTATTACAAAGGTTTGATTGCTTTGCGTAAATCAAATCCTGCTCTTCGTACCAGCAATATTGATTTTTTCTGGGAAGATCCAGAAACTAAAGTGTTAGCCTACAATCGTTGGAATGATCAAGGTTCTCGTGTAGTTGTCGTGGCTAATTTTTCTGATAATTTTTTAAAAGATTATTCAGTTCCTTCTTTTCCTACTACTGGTACTTGGCACGAATGGACTACCAATTACGATCTAGAAGCTGATCAAACTGGATTAAAACTGAATTTAGGCGGATACGAAGCTCAAGTTTTTGTGAAATAG
- a CDS encoding metallophosphoesterase family protein, with translation MTNSPKASTVEQNSSISLLSDPFLQLPTSNSVRVVWFTDFPGEEHQVVYGNQLESTVTADTTKLSRVREDEDSQLAQTYLKPTTRDIWRHEAIVTNLTANQRLPYQVISVRQGEEIKSKVFTLAAAPQSGTPLKILLTSDHQLMPMTAANLQKVVETIGRVDAVFFPGDLVNIPDRASEWFDDKRGGAFFPCLQGRANYQLEYNGTKTIYRGGEIIQHAPLFTAIGNHEVMGRYSHTQSLKQQFGDAVPRFVAEKSYQQLVQQINPKQDPQVHTAWIKANSFNTDTYEEIFTLPQSINGGKKYYAVTFGDIRLVVLYITNIWRSPELNPEVKGRYQEREADLNLPEQWGYGQHIFEPITPNSTQYQWLKQELQSEAFQQAKYKIVMFHHPPHTLGGNIVPPYTNPIARIEQTETGEIKFIRYEYPPEQDYIIRDVIPLLKSAKVQLVFYGHSHLWNRFVSSTGINFLESSNVGNSYGAHLGDNKRLVPKDNPNLVYAETGDPNGLEPITPTLAPLQDEQGNNLSYLASNEITSFSILDTKTGIISSYRYDTRQPNSKVIKFDQFALTK, from the coding sequence ATGACTAACTCCCCCAAAGCATCAACTGTAGAGCAAAACTCATCAATTTCTTTGTTAAGCGATCCTTTTTTACAGCTACCTACTAGCAATTCTGTCAGAGTAGTTTGGTTTACAGACTTTCCAGGTGAAGAACATCAAGTAGTTTATGGTAACCAATTAGAGTCTACAGTTACCGCAGATACAACTAAACTGAGTCGGGTGCGAGAAGATGAAGATTCTCAACTAGCTCAAACTTATTTAAAACCTACCACCAGAGATATTTGGCGACATGAAGCTATTGTTACTAATCTAACTGCTAATCAAAGGCTTCCTTATCAAGTCATCAGTGTTAGGCAAGGAGAAGAAATCAAAAGTAAAGTTTTTACTCTTGCTGCTGCACCTCAATCGGGGACACCATTAAAAATTTTACTTACTTCCGATCATCAACTAATGCCCATGACTGCTGCTAATTTACAAAAAGTAGTAGAAACGATTGGTCGAGTCGATGCAGTTTTTTTTCCAGGAGATTTAGTTAATATACCAGACCGTGCTTCCGAATGGTTTGATGACAAGCGAGGTGGTGCATTTTTTCCCTGTTTGCAAGGACGAGCTAATTACCAACTAGAATACAACGGAACTAAAACAATCTATCGTGGTGGTGAAATAATTCAACACGCTCCTTTATTTACTGCGATCGGTAATCATGAAGTTATGGGAAGATATTCTCATACTCAATCTCTTAAACAACAGTTTGGTGATGCTGTTCCTAGGTTTGTTGCCGAAAAATCTTATCAACAATTAGTTCAACAAATTAATCCGAAACAAGATCCACAAGTACACACTGCATGGATCAAAGCCAATTCTTTCAACACTGATACCTACGAAGAAATTTTTACTCTTCCGCAAAGCATCAATGGTGGTAAAAAGTATTATGCCGTGACTTTTGGTGATATTCGTTTAGTTGTATTATACATTACTAATATATGGCGATCGCCTGAACTTAATCCAGAAGTTAAAGGAAGATATCAAGAAAGAGAAGCAGATTTAAACCTACCAGAACAATGGGGTTACGGACAGCACATTTTTGAACCAATTACGCCAAATAGTACACAATATCAATGGTTAAAACAAGAATTACAAAGCGAAGCTTTTCAACAAGCAAAATATAAAATTGTCATGTTTCATCATCCTCCCCATACTCTTGGTGGTAATATTGTTCCTCCTTATACCAATCCTATTGCTCGTATAGAACAAACTGAAACTGGTGAGATTAAATTTATCCGTTACGAATATCCTCCAGAACAAGACTATATTATTCGGGATGTTATTCCTTTATTAAAATCAGCCAAAGTACAATTAGTTTTCTATGGTCATTCTCATCTTTGGAATCGTTTTGTTAGTTCTACAGGAATCAATTTTTTAGAATCGTCTAATGTTGGTAATAGTTACGGAGCGCATTTAGGAGATAATAAACGACTAGTACCCAAAGATAATCCTAATCTTGTCTATGCTGAAACAGGCGACCCTAATGGCCTAGAACCAATTACACCAACCTTAGCACCACTCCAAGACGAACAAGGAAACAACTTATCTTATCTTGCCAGTAATGAAATTACTAGTTTCAGCATTCTTGATACCAAAACAGGTATAATTAGTAGTTATCGCTACGATACTCGTCAGCCTAACTCCAAAGTAATCAAATTTGATCAGTTCGCACTAACGAAATAA
- the mutS gene encoding DNA mismatch repair protein MutS, with protein sequence MASEKTTPVTDYLNLDKEKLSPMYRHYVEVKEQYPNALLLYRVGDFFECFFQDAVIISRELELVQTSKDAGKEIGRVAMTGVPHHALERYSTMLVEKGYAVAICDQVEDAATAAAEKRIVKREVQKLLTPGTLTDDAMLNARRNNYLAAIAIAGDHWGLAYADISTGDFLTTQSSDLSALTLELLRLQPAEVLIPTNAPDFNTILRPGEKSEYLADCLPECFCYSLRSQKPFTLVEATQRLKETFNLTSLEGIGCAHFPLAVRAAGGLLEYVEETQKAYQVPLQLLRTYSLADYLILDHQSRRNLEITQTVRDGTFYGSLLWALDATATAMGGRALRRWLLEPLLNINGIKARQDTIEELTVNTSLRQDLREMLRKIYDLERLTGRVGAGSANAKELLALAESLVRLTDLATIANYGKSPYLKAIQKVPSELEQLGKKVIAHLVESPPQLVTEGGLIRDGINPQLDVMKQRLEDDRQWLTNLELTERERTGIANLKVGYNKTFGYYLSLPRSKADQAPDNYLRKQTLTNEERYITSELKERETRILSAREDLNNLEYEVFSQLRAEVAEKAQEIRQIAKAIAAVDVLAGLAEIAVYQNYCRPEIIEGREIYIVDGRHPVVEKSLGNGFFVPNSAHLGDTEANHPDLIILTGPNASGKSCYLRQVGLIQLIAQIGSFVPATEARLAICDRIFTRVGAVDDLATGQSTFMVEMNETANILNHATPKSLVLLDEIGRGTATFDGLSIAWAVAEYLATEIQSRTIFATHYHELNELESILTNVANYQVTVKEMPDKIIFLHQVHPGGADKSYGIEAGRLAGLPPSVISRAKQVMGQIEKHSKIALGLRQGIKQMSPLGINRNQSKSFEQLDIFEE encoded by the coding sequence ATGGCATCTGAAAAGACAACACCAGTTACCGACTATCTCAACCTTGACAAAGAAAAACTTTCCCCAATGTATCGTCATTATGTCGAGGTGAAAGAACAATATCCTAATGCTTTGTTGTTATATCGGGTGGGCGATTTCTTTGAATGCTTTTTTCAAGATGCTGTGATTATTTCCCGTGAATTGGAATTAGTGCAAACCAGTAAGGATGCGGGTAAAGAAATTGGTAGAGTAGCGATGACGGGAGTGCCTCATCATGCTCTAGAACGCTACAGTACTATGTTGGTAGAAAAAGGTTATGCTGTGGCAATTTGCGATCAAGTAGAAGATGCTGCTACGGCTGCTGCGGAAAAAAGAATTGTTAAAAGAGAAGTTCAAAAGTTACTTACTCCTGGTACTTTAACCGATGATGCGATGCTTAATGCTCGTCGTAATAATTATCTAGCTGCGATCGCTATTGCGGGAGATCATTGGGGTTTAGCCTATGCAGACATCTCTACAGGAGATTTTTTAACTACTCAATCAAGCGATTTATCTGCCTTGACTTTAGAATTGTTGCGTCTTCAACCTGCTGAGGTTTTGATTCCTACCAATGCCCCTGATTTTAATACCATCTTACGTCCAGGAGAGAAATCTGAGTATTTAGCCGATTGTTTACCAGAATGTTTTTGTTATTCATTGCGATCGCAAAAACCTTTTACTTTAGTAGAAGCAACCCAACGACTTAAAGAGACTTTTAACCTAACTTCTTTAGAAGGAATTGGTTGCGCTCATTTTCCTTTAGCAGTGAGGGCAGCAGGAGGGTTATTAGAATATGTGGAGGAAACCCAAAAAGCCTATCAAGTTCCGCTACAACTTTTACGTACTTATAGTTTGGCAGATTATTTGATTTTAGATCACCAAAGTCGACGCAATTTGGAAATTACTCAAACTGTTAGGGATGGTACGTTTTACGGTTCTCTTTTGTGGGCATTAGATGCTACTGCTACGGCGATGGGTGGTAGGGCATTAAGACGCTGGTTATTAGAACCTCTACTTAATATTAATGGTATTAAAGCCAGACAAGATACGATTGAGGAACTGACAGTTAATACTTCTCTACGGCAAGATTTACGGGAAATGCTCCGCAAAATCTACGATTTGGAGAGATTAACAGGAAGAGTAGGGGCAGGAAGCGCGAATGCTAAAGAATTACTTGCTTTAGCGGAATCTTTGGTAAGATTAACCGATCTAGCTACTATTGCTAACTATGGTAAATCTCCTTACCTCAAAGCAATTCAAAAAGTTCCTTCAGAATTAGAACAACTAGGTAAAAAAGTAATCGCTCATTTAGTCGAGTCACCACCACAGCTTGTTACAGAAGGGGGTTTAATTCGGGATGGGATTAACCCACAACTTGATGTAATGAAACAGAGATTAGAAGATGATCGACAATGGTTGACTAATCTAGAACTAACTGAAAGAGAACGTACAGGAATTGCTAATCTCAAAGTTGGCTACAACAAAACCTTTGGCTATTATCTCAGTTTACCTCGTTCCAAAGCCGACCAAGCTCCAGATAACTATCTGCGTAAGCAAACTTTAACCAATGAAGAAAGATATATTACTTCCGAACTCAAAGAAAGAGAAACGAGAATCCTTAGTGCTAGAGAAGATTTAAACAACTTAGAATACGAAGTTTTTAGTCAATTAAGAGCCGAAGTTGCTGAAAAAGCCCAAGAAATCCGCCAAATTGCCAAAGCGATCGCTGCGGTAGATGTCTTAGCAGGATTAGCTGAAATAGCAGTTTATCAAAATTATTGTCGTCCTGAAATTATCGAAGGAAGAGAAATTTATATCGTTGATGGTAGACATCCCGTAGTAGAAAAGTCCCTAGGTAATGGTTTCTTTGTACCCAATTCTGCCCACCTAGGAGATACAGAAGCAAATCACCCCGATTTAATTATCCTAACGGGTCCTAACGCCAGTGGCAAAAGCTGTTATCTCAGACAAGTAGGTTTGATTCAATTAATAGCTCAGATTGGTAGTTTCGTACCTGCCACAGAAGCAAGACTAGCAATATGCGATCGCATTTTTACCCGAGTTGGTGCAGTAGACGATTTAGCAACGGGGCAATCTACCTTTATGGTAGAAATGAATGAAACTGCTAATATCCTCAACCATGCTACACCCAAATCCTTAGTTTTATTAGATGAAATTGGTAGAGGTACAGCTACCTTTGACGGACTTTCAATTGCTTGGGCAGTAGCCGAATATTTAGCCACAGAAATTCAATCGCGAACTATTTTTGCTACTCATTATCACGAATTAAATGAGCTTGAATCGATTTTAACTAACGTGGCAAACTATCAAGTCACCGTTAAAGAAATGCCCGACAAGATTATCTTTTTACATCAAGTTCATCCAGGTGGTGCAGATAAATCCTATGGTATTGAAGCAGGTAGATTAGCAGGTTTACCTCCTTCAGTAATTAGCAGAGCAAAGCAAGTCATGGGACAGATTGAAAAACATAGTAAAATTGCCCTAGGGTTACGCCAAGGGATTAAACAAATGTCTCCCCTGGGAATTAATCGCAATCAGTCTAAATCCTTTGAGCAGTTAGATATTTTTGAAGAATAA